Genomic segment of Deltaproteobacteria bacterium:
GAACTTTATCGCCGGTACAAAGTCAACCCCATGAGTGGCTGCTTACCCATCGCCATCCAGATGCCCATTTTCTTCGCCCTGTATAAAGTTCTGCTTTACTCCATTGAGATTCGCCATGCTCCCTTCTACTGGTGGATTCAGGACCTCTCGGCCCAGGACCCTTACTATATCTCTCCCATTCTTATGGGGGTTTCCATGTTTGTCCAGCAGTGGATGACACCCACTACTGGTGACCCCACCCAGGCTAAGATGATGCTGATCATGCCCGTAGTATTTACATTCATGTTCCTCAGTTTTCCCACAGGTCTGGTTATTTACTGGCTGTTCAACAACCTGCTTTCTATTGGGCAGCAAATATATATCAACCAACATTCGACGTAGCTTTGGGGGATAAAATGAATTCTGTTGAAACCGAAGGCAAAACCATTGAAGAGGCCATCAACAAAGCCTGCGAAGAATTGAAAGTCTCCAAGGAAGATTTGGAGATTGAAATCCTGGCCAATGGATCCAGCGGCTTCTTGGGGCTGGTGGGAGTCAAGAAGGCCCAGATTCGAGCCACCCGCAAAACAACCGTAACCCCCATAGAAAAAGAGGTAGGTCTTCCGCCTGCCTCTTCCAGTTACCATGTAGGGGAAATGGCCAAGAAAACCCTGCAGGAGCTTTTACACTTATTGGGGGTCGAGGCGGAGGTTGAACTTCGCGATGAGCCCGAACGTGTCTTATTATCCATTAAGAGTGATGGCAGTGGCTTATTGATCGGCCGTAAGGGCGAGACTCTCGATGCCCTTGAGTACCTGATTAGCAAGATTGTTCATAAGGGCGCCGAAGATAAAAAAAGGATTGTGCTTGATACAGAAAACTACCGCTCCCGGAGGGAAGAATCTTTGGTCAACCTGGCCCACCGCCTGGCCGATAAAGCCAAAAAGCTGGGCCGGCCTGTAACCATCAGTCCGATGAATGCCCATGACCGGCGCATTATCCATCTGGCCCTCCAGGACGACAAAACCCTGCGCACACGATCGACCGGAACCGGACTTTACCGGAAGGTCATGATCAGTCCCGAAAAAAAACCTTCATGAGCAAAGGGGTCTTGGGGGATACGATTGCGGCAATTTCCACCCCTTTGGGGACGGGAGGTATCGGCGTCATCCGCATCAGTGGTTCCCAGGCCCTGACCATCGCGGGCAAAGTCTTTCGGCCGAAGGGGGACGCGGATCCTCTCCTTTCCCACCGATTTTACCTGGGTGAAATTATCCGTCCCGAAGATCAAACGGTCATTGACGAAGTCCTTCTCGTATACATGCGCCAGCCCAAAACTTATACTCGGGAGGATGTGGTTGAAATCCAATGCCACAGCGGGGCTTTGGTTCTCCAGGAGATTTTGCAGGCCGTCCTGCGCAGCGGAGCCCGTTTGGCCGAGCCAGGAGAATTTACCAAGCGTGCCTTCTTGAACGGCCGAATCGACCTGACCCAGGCGGAAGCAGTTATCGACTTGATCAATTCCAAGACCCAGCAATCTCTGGAACTGGCCAATCGACAGCGGTCAGGTAAATTGGCCGCGGAAGTGCGGCAAATGAAAGAAGGGCTGCTGAACCTTCTAACTCTGCTTGAAGCCAGCGTCGATTTTCCCGAAGAAGAAATTCCTGAAATCTCTCCGCAGGAAATCCTCCAGCGTCTTCAGAACACCCGAGACCGTTTGGATGTGCTTGGCAATACTTACCAGGAGGGCAAAGTCTACCGAGAAGGAATTGCGGCGGTAATCATCGGCAAACCCAACGTAGGAAAATCCAGTCTGCTGAATTCCCTCCTCAGAGAGGAGCGCGCCATTGTCACCGCCATCCCCGGAACGACGCGGGATGTCATCGAAGAAATCGTCAATATCGCCGGAATTCCCTTAAGGTTGATGGACACCGCCGGCCTTCGTCCTGTTCAGGATGCTATCGAGGAAGAAGGCGTAAGGCGAACGCACGACCGCTTGGCCCAGGCCGATCTCGTTATCTGGGTCCTGGACGGGTCCGAACCCCTATCATCCGAAGACCTGGCCATCCTTCCTCAGATTCGCTCGAAAAAGGCCATCATCGCTGTCAACAAGGACGACCTTCCGCAGCGCATTGCCCTGGAAGGTTTGCGCCAGCAGTTACCTGAAGCTCCTTTCATCGCCATCTCCGCCCTCTACAGCTTAGGGATCGACCGCCTCCAAGAGGCCATCCGCCATCTCGTTCTTAACGGCAAGGTGGATTCTTCGGCAGAAGTGATCCTTTCCAATCTTCGCCACAAACTGGCTATCGAGGCTGCCCGGGAGGCTTTATCCCACGCTTTAGAAGGCATGGGAAAAGACCTCTCTTGGGAATTTATCACCCTCGATCTGCGGCAGGCTTTGGAAGCCCTTGGTACCATTTTGGGCGAGATGGCTCCCGAGGATGTTTTGGACCGAATTTTTGAACAGTTCTGTATCGGAAAATGAACGAAGTTTCCATCTGGATCGATAAAGAAGGGCGCTGGTTTTTTCAGGGGGAAGAAATCACCCACCGCAAGACCTACCTCCTGTACAATAGAAATCTGACCCGCGACGCATCT
This window contains:
- the mnmE gene encoding tRNA uridine-5-carboxymethylaminomethyl(34) synthesis GTPase MnmE; protein product: MSKGVLGDTIAAISTPLGTGGIGVIRISGSQALTIAGKVFRPKGDADPLLSHRFYLGEIIRPEDQTVIDEVLLVYMRQPKTYTREDVVEIQCHSGALVLQEILQAVLRSGARLAEPGEFTKRAFLNGRIDLTQAEAVIDLINSKTQQSLELANRQRSGKLAAEVRQMKEGLLNLLTLLEASVDFPEEEIPEISPQEILQRLQNTRDRLDVLGNTYQEGKVYREGIAAVIIGKPNVGKSSLLNSLLREERAIVTAIPGTTRDVIEEIVNIAGIPLRLMDTAGLRPVQDAIEEEGVRRTHDRLAQADLVIWVLDGSEPLSSEDLAILPQIRSKKAIIAVNKDDLPQRIALEGLRQQLPEAPFIAISALYSLGIDRLQEAIRHLVLNGKVDSSAEVILSNLRHKLAIEAAREALSHALEGMGKDLSWEFITLDLRQALEALGTILGEMAPEDVLDRIFEQFCIGK
- the jag gene encoding RNA-binding cell elongation regulator Jag/EloR translates to MNSVETEGKTIEEAINKACEELKVSKEDLEIEILANGSSGFLGLVGVKKAQIRATRKTTVTPIEKEVGLPPASSSYHVGEMAKKTLQELLHLLGVEAEVELRDEPERVLLSIKSDGSGLLIGRKGETLDALEYLISKIVHKGAEDKKRIVLDTENYRSRREESLVNLAHRLADKAKKLGRPVTISPMNAHDRRIIHLALQDDKTLRTRSTGTGLYRKVMISPEKKPS